The segment GCGCTTCACGTTAGTAAAATACAAACTGGTGACTTAATAAGAACATGCATTACTTGTTCAAAAGAGAAACCATTTTGTTTAGGTATGGTTCAGGCATCGGTGTAGCTGCGATCTCCATGTCGTATTTCTCCCAGACCTTGGACATGTCACAGACAGACTTGGAACAGAGCGGGCATGCATATCTGTCAAAATGATTAGAAATCTCAGTAAAACCAATAACACTTACCAGAAGGaggaaaataaatattagagtAGCAAGATCACTCACTGATAATGTTCACTCATCTGCTTCAAACAGTTTTTGTGAATGGTATGCCCACACGGCATGACTGTTACATCATtccttgattcaaataagaacTGCAGATAAAGATTTCCGTCATACTTCCCATTAATCTGTTCAAGTAAACCAGCCAAACTATCTTTCCCCCTCCACTATATGGAAATGTTATTAAAGTATGTATTACCTCGCAGCAAACAGGGCAGTCATGATGCATAGCACCTTCAACACATGGGTGGCTGTTCTTCAAAAGGATTGAGTAGCAGCAACCTTTATGGAGATTAATAAGATTGCAATCCAAATAAGTTAATGTAAGTTATGCAATAACCACTAATACACACCCAATGCGAACAAGTATTAGAAATAGTATAGCTTACCACACTTATTGCAATGGAAGAAATTTTCACGTCCACCAATTCTGGAACCAAACAAGACATCAAACATCCAGGTTAAATGAACATAAACTAATTTAACAACGGCAGCTAAGAAAGAATGAGAGAAGGGATCATCTACAAACTATTTAGAGAGAGAAATTTCAAACATACCTGCAAATGCCACACCCATCACAGTGATACTGTTTCTTAGAGGTCTGCAGCAAAGGAAAAGCAAAATGATTAGCTCAACCCAAATAGCAAAGACATAAAGAGCTTCAAgacaataaaagataaattttgattataagaCAATCTGGCATTTTCCATTTCCGCATACCAAGACATCCCGGTAACCGAGATTCACACTGAGGTTAAAATGATTGGTTCACTTGTATTCTTGGATGGTTTATTTCCTCAAATTCATAGAATAGTCAGAGATTTCAAAGAACAACCAATTAAGAGAATAGATTAAGCCACtcacatcatcatcaaacaGCTTGCAAGTCTCGCAGAAATATTCTCCCATGCATACACCACAATTAACACAAACTTGTTGAACCTGATAATGGCAACAAAGGAAGCAAGTCAACATATTAATCAATCCCTAGCAAGGTATTACCATAGAGTATGAAATTTACAAAGTTCCGTAAAAAAGACATTTGACATAAAATGCTCAATGCAAAACCAACACAATATACAAAAACTATAACTCACTTCTTGTTCAGTCCCACAAAGAGAGCATATCACCTGgtaaagaagagagagagaacatTGTCAGTTACAGTTGATACATAATTACAAATTCAACAGAAAAAGACAGAAAGATGAGGGGTTGGGGGAACAGGGGAAAGAGCAAGTAAATGTGTTTACCTGTTTGACTTGGTGGCGTGGGACATCATGTCTAAGCTTCTGATCAACATTAATGTTGTTctgcaatataaaaaataacaaatcaatAATAATGAAGAAAACAATTAGGTTACCACTAATTTAGTGTGTTCCTAGAATCAAGAAGATAATCATTAGAGTTTTGTTCAAAcaacatatttatatagataGCAAAGATTTTGAAACAAATCAAGAGGAGAACAAATAACTTACCATAGCTTCATTATGACAATGATGGCAATCGAATATCTCACTGCAACAAGGAGCTCTAATGTGACAACGTCTTCGATAGTGTTGGCAACTGCAGAAAGAAATACAAGTTAAACCAAAACAAGTAAGAAATGGAAAAACCTTAAATTAGATAGCTGTGAAGAAAGAAGGGTAATACCCATACTGCATGTGCCCCTTCTTTAGTAATTCAATCATATCCACATGATCTGGTGATACAGCTCCTAACCCGCACTCCCCATTTTCCTGCTGAGAGTCTGAGATCACTGACCTGATTTCTTCCTTCTTTGGCTCAAACTGTTGATAGTCTGAATAATTCGCTGTTACTTCCGCCATTGCAAAGTACTATGCTGAGAACAGACAGCTGAAATTGGCAAAAAAGCATGTATGAATACATTTAGGAaatattctaaaacttaaaacaTATCTAGTGGCCTGAACAAGCCAGGCAAACACTCAATGACATTGTTGCTTTCTTCTATACTGCTGCAGTCTGCAGACCAAAGGAAATCAGCAACAACACCACCCAAGCTTGAACAGCTCCAATCAACATTACTCCAAGAGAAGGATTCATCAAAACAAGCAGATCTATTAAGTCCCAAACAAAAAATACAGAGCAGCACTGAGAAACTCTGGAGCCTCCAGCTGTGAGAAAGCAATAGAAATTGCATGATCACTTGATTCCTTGAGGTCCCAGAACCAAATGAATTATACTGGAAATGACCAACATACGTCCCAACCTATGGTAAAAGCAATAGATTACCCAATCAAATGTGGTATAAAATGCATATAAATACAGGGGAAAGAGTGTGAGATTGcagaaatttttttgtcttgatTATCCATCAAGACAGGCCTACCTTCACTTTCAACTCTGCACCAAGTTTCCTCTGAGAGTTGAACTTACCCCATTCATAAATCATTACAATCTTCACTATTTCAGAAGCATCTCTATAGTACCATGTTATCCTAGCCAGTTCTCTCCATATTTTGATAGTAGGATTTCAAACAACCACAAGAACAGCATCTTTGGACTTCAAACCTGCATCAAGGGGCAAAGGACTAAGTCCCCTAATTGAAGAAGATGCACACCAACTGGTGAAGAAATACTGTTCTCTCCACTGACACAGGTAGTTACTTTATAACAGGCTACGAAGACAGCTGAGTTTAGGATGAATGACATGTTCTAGACAGAACAATGGAACTCTCCCCTCATCCCACTAGTTCACTCTCAATATAGAAAAATAGGACACAAATTAGTAGGTGGCATGAGGCACAGCCAAAATAATCATAGATTCCAGGagcataaatttcaattaattggGTTTCAAAAGGGGTGATCACAGCACGATGTTGTTCAAACAGGTATGAGCTCCTGCACATCAAAAACCTACAAAATCTGCCCCATAGTAAACACTAAGTCCTATATAGTATTGCCAATAGACCTTGACTATCCTGAACGCTTGCAACTCATGAGCCATGATATAAATGAAATCTGGCATCTAAAAGCTGACATTGTATCACCACAACAAAAAGCCGCCTCAAATTTTATTACACCGATTCAAACTGGTTATCCTATGCAGATGCAACTGCAATCTCACATCACAAAAAGACTGTTATAATGTCCTTATTAAGCTGATACATAAATGTGCATCAGAACCCATAGACACTCATTGCTGTAGTTTTCCAATGAAGCCAGTTATCCTTCTCCAATAAGTTAGTTGTCCTTCTGCAGATACTCCTCCCAGTATATATGCCTGCTCCAGGAGAAGATACCCATGACTGGGCATCTCAAAATTGATCATCACTAACGGAAACAAAGGCAAAATTTGTATCAAGAGAGCGGTCTGATAAACTACAGAACCACTGAGTTATTAGCAATAAAATATCAGCCAGCCATTATGATTCCTGGGTTCTCAGTTGGGCATGAGGTTCCACTGATGCAATTTTTCCATATACGACAGTGCTCTCACAGCCAGAACAACTACAAAGTCCAATATGGTGGCTGCTAATGGGCTAGAATCTACAAAGTTAGAAGTGAGAATTTCCTTCCTGCTTTAGTTATCTGTTGTTCCTGGGGAACTTGATTTCAACactagttttttttgttttagtctAGTATAACTAATGCGCCTTAATTAGAAATCAACCTAGCAAATTATAAGATTCCTCCATTCCCAAGTACTCTATTAACAAGGTACACTCCAGTAATTGTCAAAGATACAAAAACATATATGGCACTAGAATATATAGAATTTTAAGAGCAATAAACCCCATAAACATCCTAAAAACCACTATACAGACACACTAGGCAAGCATCTGATATCCAATCATTACATACATGACTGGCCATAAACATTAACATCATAGGAGgcattacaaattatataatgctttaaacattaaaaaaagtgCCAGCTATGAAAGCAAAGCAACAAATCACTAAAAAACGAGACACACAACAGAtatcaaacaagaaaaattgaattttttcctAAAAATGCGAATGTTATATCAGGACAACAGCAACAACCACAACAAAGTACAGTACCACGCGAGAACAAGTTTCCCAATTAGAAGCAATGGAAATATATAATCCAAGTACAGAATATAAACAACAATCAAATTCCAGATATTCAGACCTCCTTTTTCCTTAGAAGATCGACAAATTCAAGGACACGTTCGCATCCACACATTAAATGACACAAAACTACTTTTAATTTAACCAGGTGGCCTGAAATCAAAGTGACGTGTCATATATTTTAGTTACACACATTAATTACTCAAAACTCTGAAGTCTCTTAACATCATGTTCGGCCACAAAGagaaaacaaacttaaaatcGTACATTTTCTTAATCATACTCCCGAGACAACGAATAGTGGCGGAAGGAGGGGGTAAGGGGAGTCAGCTGACCCCcacaactttgaaaaaaaaaaaaattagggcaattcatatacaaatatcagtaaaaatctaaaattctaaaattttaaattgactcttatatttcattatcttATTAACGCCACCTCTTAAGTTTTGTTTTAGGCTCCGCTACTGACAACGAACTAAACCTCAAAAAATGCTAAGTTTCATACTCTTTAGAACCTACAAAAGAAGATGTATGAACTCAAATTGCTCTCCTCATTTCCGTCAGGTTTCTACGTGACCAAACAAAACAGAACTTAGCTCTTGATCTAAGACaaaaaacttatcaaaaatCAAAGCATAACCTGCACCTGATTATGGCATGCTACCTAAAATGATCAACAATTTGTATAGTAAAAAAGAGGGAAAATCgaaacaaactaaaattatacGATATATTTGTTAATGACGAACTTTCAATTAGAATTCAGGAGATCGCCGATCGAAATTGGAGAACTTAATGGTACGATTCGCAGGTCTCCGGAGCTCCAATCCAAAAATGCTCTCAAAAAGCGAATACAAGATTGTGACTTTATGTCAtgaatgagagagtttgaacTCGAGTGACTTATATAGGTGGTGATGACTCCTCCAGTTTCTTATTCCAGTTTCTTATTGACAGGTTATTTTCATGCCTAAAATATCTTTAACGATTTTGAATGAGGGTTGGGATATGATAAGGGCGGGACCAGGTGACGAACATGCGCTCTTGTAATACTTTGAAATCTTTAAAAACGAATCTTGAGATTTTTATATTGACTTAAAATGCAATTATGTCGTATTACTGATTAAGCATCTTGAAATGGAATGATTTAATCCAACGGCTACAAAATATTGAAGTAGGTTTTGTTATCTTGAGTGCGATCGTATACTACAATTCCCAACTCGGGATACGTCGGACATTGAACTTTGAAGATTCTTCGAGAAGAAGCGAAATCTTAGATGGATTTTAACAAAGGAAATAGGACCGTAATGATCTGACATTGTGGGAAAGCTTAGCATGAAGCGATTACAGTTTTTCATTAACAGCAAAAACATCCAGATGGGGAAACGTGTTCCGTTGTAATCGTTTAGGCTTTAGGTACTTGACGCGTGTCCCGGATTGAACTGGCAATTTCAATTGTACAGCAACGGACGGTGATGCGATAGATTTTccgataattaaaaattaattatcataatttcaAAGCCTATCCACTGTAATAAATGAAAGGAACTATTCAATGAATGTGTCTGTGCAATAAGCATGTGCCACGTCACATCTTAAACGTTGTCGTATGCATGAAAACAGGGTAATGATTGATTTTGTTTGGTGTAAAGCAAAGTTTAGGCCTATAAAGATTCTCATTAGGGAAAAGTTAATTAGGTTTAGACTTgggattaaaaataataaaataaaataatcatcaaaGTGAAACCGTGTATGTGGCAAGCTTTTGACACGCTCCAAGCGATAAATAGGTAACCAATTTGAATAGCTAATCTTCGCTGGGACGTGGCAATGGGATTAATGTCATATGGTTTATCTACAGCTTGGAGGTTTcttggatttaaaaaaaaaaattaattcattaatttataaaggAATAAACCGAAATAGCCAAAAAGGGGTGTAATGAGTCTAGACACGACCATGGTCATGCAACAAAACTTCATACATACAAATGCACCCAACGGTTACGAAGGGTGCTGTTATGGTGCGCCAGAGTGTAACAACCGGTGCGGGCACCACCGAGCCACCGACGATTTACTCAAGAATCCATGAGAGACATTTTAATGAGTTGGCCCCAGTGTTCACGTGCCCTATAGCTGGTTCTCTTTTGTCACGTCACTTCTTGGAGGGGATGGAGCCTTTGGTAGGCTTCAACCAACTGGACTTTATCCATGCAAATTTACTTCCaattataatatcttattaaattgtaaaataaatattgaaagcTAGCTTTGACTAACtcatttaaatcaattaaaaatatgataaaataatattactaaaataataatattattaaattttatttaaactggattattaaactaaaactttaatttaaatttatactgaattaaattgatttgatttagatcTAACcttattaattagattaatatttaaaaataataaaagaaattaattgaaaaataaaattaaaatgtaaaaaactCTTCTCAAATCAAAGTTGGTTgatgagaagagaaagaagcGGCAACTGTCCTGGATACACGCTGTCCTCGGCCTCGGTCTATACGTACATTCATCAGTTCCGGCGAACACTGCCACTCAGCCATTTTTTCGCCTTGCAAAATTACTACAATATCAACTGACATTTGTCCTGTCCagtccaatccaatccaatccaacccCACTTAACACTGTACTAAAAACTTCCATTACATTACACCCTATAACTGAAACTTCTGAAAATGAGAGAGCTTCTAGTGCTCACATTTTACATAAGCTCAAATCTCTCTAACCCAACCACATATTTCGCCTGCAAAATCTCATCTACCATCACTTGTTATCTCTTACCAGATCTAAACAGTTACATACTGAATGTACAATAACAACAGAGAATTAcattccatatatatatatatatatatatatagatactaAGACACTTCCATAGATGTTCACTGGTGTCATATGATGAAAAATCTTCacttttttcttccatttctagcaattactctcactttcatttaccTGGGCACCGCACAAAATGCCTACATTTCTAGCCACTCAGCAGCCCGAATCAAAGATTCAGAAGCTGCATATATTAGACGAAGGCAACTTCTGTATTACAGAGACCGGATTGGCTCCAGAGGCGAGTTTGTGAAAATACCTGCTTCCCTTATTATTGAGAACCCAAGATTGATAAATGCTTACATTGCTCTTCAAGCATGGAAGGAAGCCATCATTTCAGATCCTCAGAATCTAACCAGTAACTGGGTGGGATGCAGTGTGTGCAACTACACTGGAGTCTTCTGCTCTCCTGCTCTTGATGACCCGTCAGTTCAGACAGTTGCTGGCATTGATCTTAATCATGGTGATATTGCTGGTTATCTCCCTGAAGAGCTAGGACTCCTTACAGATCTTGCATTGTTTCACCTTAATACCAACCGTTTTTGTGGCACAGTTCCAAAGAGTTTCAAGAACCTGAAGATTCTGTTCGAGCTTGATTTAAGTAACAACCGTTTTGCAGGGAAGTTCCCTTGTGTGGTTCTTCAATTGCCATGCCTCAAGTTTCTTGATCTTCGTTTCAATGAATTCGAAGGTAAGGTACCAAGAGCTCTGTTTGATAAAGATCTTGATGCCATCTTCATAAACCATAACAGGTTCACTTTTGAATTACCTGATAATTTTGGAAACTCACCAGTATCTGTCATTGTTCTTGCCAACAATAAGTTTCACGGATGCATACCAATGAGTTTAAGTAACATGTCAAGAACTTTACGACAACTGGTTATGATCAACAACAAGCTGCAGTCATGCCTGCCTAAGGAGATTGGACTGCTAAAGAATTTAACAGTTCTTGATGTGAGCCATAATAACATCATGGGTGAATTGCCAGATACAATTGCAGAAATGAAGAATCTGGAAGTGCTAAATGTAGCACACAATATGTTTTCAGGGTCTGTCCCTGAGAAAGTATGTTCCCTTCCGAGTCtgcataattttagttttgaggATAACTATTTTACTGATGAACCACCAGTCTGTTTGGGTTTGAAAGAGTATGATGATAGAGGAAATTGTTTCAGGGGAAGACCAGGGCAGAAATCAAGTACAATGTGTAAAATGTTTTTGTCTAAGCCTGTTGATTGCCAAGCTTTCAAATGTCCATCTCCTCattctccaccaccaccacccttGCCATCACCTCCACCCTCCCTGCAGCCACCACCTCCACCCTCCCTGCCACCAAACCCTCCACCAGCTCCACCCTCACTGCCACAACCTCCTCCATCTCCAATATTTCCACCACCGCCTCCACCACCACCCTCACAACCATCTCCAGTATCTCCGCCACCACCTTCACCACCATCTCCAATATCTCCACCACCTCCACCAAATTCTCTGCCACCACCATCTCCAATATCCCCACCACCTCCAACAAATTCTcccccacccccacccccacccTCCTCACCACCGCCAACTTATCCTTCACCTCCAGTTCTACCTTTGCCACCAGTTATTGGAAGACCATATGCatccccaccaccaccaccaaatTATTGATTCATTTGAGAAATTTTCAGCTTCCAACACCCTTAGAGAGCTTAAAAGTTGATGTGATTTATTTGCCATTGACTGTTCATCATTGCCTTTGCATGCTTCAATGCACTAGATGAGACCAAAACGTGGAGCAAAGACTTAGATCAGTTATGCTGAAATTGTCCAGGAAGTTTGCTTGTGATGAGAGAAAACAGTGTAACAGGTGAGATTAgatattcaattgaatttaaatctaaGTTGTTAATAAGatggaaaaaataatagaaagaaTAGACTGAAGGGAGTGTAATTAAAGAGATGAGTAGCCATGCTTCTTTCATTTTGTGGCAGTTAATGTGATGTTTTTCAGATAAACTACTAATCCTAGTAAACTATTCCATCTTAAagttctcttttctttttttcttctttgcctAATACTTCAGAGTTCAGATTCACAGTCAGTTTCAGATCATTAACCTTTttcttcaaacttaaattgtCTTGTATGacaaacaaaattattgaaggcaataagagcataatatttTTACAGTCCTAAATGGAGTTGAGAATGAGTTTCCATTCTTCAATTTATTCCCCTTTAAGCCCTATTTTGGAATAGGGGTGTAAATGAGCCAAAATGCTCGCAAGTTGCTCGTAGCTCAGCTCGATTAAAGTCAAGCCGAGCTCTTACTCGAGCTTGGTGTTAGTTGGCTTGGTAAGTTTGCAAGCTTAATACttgactcaaataaaata is part of the Mangifera indica cultivar Alphonso chromosome 13, CATAS_Mindica_2.1, whole genome shotgun sequence genome and harbors:
- the LOC123194552 gene encoding probable E3 ubiquitin-protein ligase RZFP34 isoform X2 codes for the protein MAEVTANYSDYQQFEPKKEEIRSVISDSQQENGECGLGAVSPDHVDMIELLKKGHMQYGCQHYRRRCHIRAPCCSEIFDCHHCHNEAMNNINVDQKLRHDVPRHQVKQVICSLCGTEQEVQQVCVNCGVCMGEYFCETCKLFDDDTSKKQYHCDGCGICRIGGRENFFHCNKCGCCYSILLKNSHPCVEGAMHHDCPVCCEFLFESRNDVTVMPCGHTIHKNCLKQMSEHYQYACPLCSKSVCDMSKVWEKYDMEIAATPMPEPYLNKMVSLLNKFGSCAMIVVRP
- the LOC123194552 gene encoding probable E3 ubiquitin-protein ligase RZFP34 isoform X1 → MAEVTANYSDYQQFEPKKEEIRSVISDSQQENGECGLGAVSPDHVDMIELLKKGHMQYGCQHYRRRCHIRAPCCSEIFDCHHCHNEAMNNINVDQKLRHDVPRHQVKQVICSLCGTEQEVQQVCVNCGVCMGEYFCETCKLFDDDTSKKQYHCDGCGICRIGGRENFFHCNKCGCCYSILLKNSHPCVEGAMHHDCPVCCEFLFESRNDVTVMPCGHTIHKNCLKQMSEHYQYACPLCSKSVCDMSKVWEKYDMEIAATPMPEPYLNKMVWILCNDCGKTLNVRFHVVAQKCPNCKSYNTRVTGG
- the LOC123194860 gene encoding leucine-rich repeat extensin-like protein 4 gives rise to the protein MMKNLHFFLPFLAITLTFIYLGTAQNAYISSHSAARIKDSEAAYIRRRQLLYYRDRIGSRGEFVKIPASLIIENPRLINAYIALQAWKEAIISDPQNLTSNWVGCSVCNYTGVFCSPALDDPSVQTVAGIDLNHGDIAGYLPEELGLLTDLALFHLNTNRFCGTVPKSFKNLKILFELDLSNNRFAGKFPCVVLQLPCLKFLDLRFNEFEGKVPRALFDKDLDAIFINHNRFTFELPDNFGNSPVSVIVLANNKFHGCIPMSLSNMSRTLRQLVMINNKLQSCLPKEIGLLKNLTVLDVSHNNIMGELPDTIAEMKNLEVLNVAHNMFSGSVPEKVCSLPSLHNFSFEDNYFTDEPPVCLGLKEYDDRGNCFRGRPGQKSSTMCKMFLSKPVDCQAFKCPSPHSPPPPPLPSPPPSLQPPPPPSLPPNPPPAPPSLPQPPPSPIFPPPPPPPPSQPSPVSPPPPSPPSPISPPPPPNSLPPPSPISPPPPTNSPPPPPPPSSPPPTYPSPPVLPLPPVIGRPYASPPPPPNY